One genomic region from Jilunia laotingensis encodes:
- a CDS encoding GNAT family N-acetyltransferase: MPLRLTTYYRGNEIPDLPGKNTFHSKELFLIYEATPGYSPVYIVATIDGKPVAKLLAGIRTNKSLFPPSIVRRCEIYGTGDYMDDAIDREAVFGEMLEHLTTEVLRVSFMIEFRNLDNALFGYKYFRENNYFPVNWLRVRNSLHSQKKVEERFSPSRLRQIKKGIQNGAKVEEAHSIEEIREFSRMLYKVYSSHIRKHFPNIEFFRHMEEKLIRSDQGKIFIVRYKEKIIGGSACIYSEDSAYLWFSGGMRKTYALQYPGILAVWMALKDAYERKFRHLEFMDVGLPFKKHGYRDFVLRFGGKQSSTRRWFRFRWNWLNNLLVKIYV, encoded by the coding sequence ATGCCACTAAGACTCACTACATATTATCGCGGAAACGAAATACCCGATTTGCCGGGAAAGAATACCTTCCATTCCAAAGAGTTGTTTTTGATCTATGAAGCAACTCCGGGATATTCTCCGGTTTATATTGTCGCCACCATTGACGGCAAACCTGTGGCAAAGTTATTGGCAGGCATTCGTACCAACAAATCATTGTTCCCTCCATCCATTGTTAGACGGTGTGAAATATATGGTACCGGAGATTATATGGATGATGCAATAGATCGGGAAGCCGTTTTCGGTGAAATGTTGGAACACCTCACAACAGAAGTATTACGAGTCTCCTTCATGATAGAATTTCGCAATCTGGACAATGCATTGTTCGGCTATAAGTACTTTCGGGAAAACAACTACTTCCCCGTCAATTGGTTACGTGTACGCAACTCCCTCCACAGTCAGAAAAAGGTGGAAGAACGTTTCAGTCCCTCGCGTCTCAGGCAAATCAAGAAAGGCATACAAAACGGGGCGAAAGTAGAGGAAGCGCATTCTATTGAAGAAATCCGGGAATTCTCACGAATGCTTTACAAGGTCTATTCCTCACACATACGCAAACATTTTCCAAACATTGAATTCTTCCGGCATATGGAAGAAAAGTTAATACGCAGCGACCAAGGAAAGATTTTCATCGTACGCTATAAAGAGAAAATCATCGGTGGTTCGGCATGTATTTATTCAGAAGACAGTGCCTACCTTTGGTTTTCAGGAGGAATGAGGAAGACATACGCTCTTCAATATCCCGGAATATTAGCCGTATGGATGGCTCTTAAAGATGCCTATGAACGGAAATTCAGGCACTTGGAATTCATGGACGTTGGATTACCTTTCAAAAAACACGGATACCGTGACTTCGTACTTCGCTTTGGTGGAAAGCAAAGCAGCACACGCCGCTGGTTTCGTTTCCGGTGGAACTGGTTGAACAATTTATTGGTCAAAATATACGTTTAA